The Buchnera aphidicola (Tuberolachnus salignus) genome includes a region encoding these proteins:
- the leuB gene encoding 3-isopropylmalate dehydrogenase, with translation MKKKYKIAVLPGDGIGPEIIKEAYKIISVIKKKKYINLQTKEYDVGGIAIDKYNIALPEHTLIGCQNSDAILFGSVGGPKWNHLKLEKKPEISSLLSLRKFFNLFINLRPVKLHKKLLHFSPLKTNIIKKGFDILFIRELTGGIYFGVPKGRNELDPNNICAFDTAIYNTYEITRIAQFAFQQARKRKKKLVSIDKSNVLESSKLWREVVTKISYTFPEVQIEHLYVDNAAMQLIQNPSQFDVILCPNLFGDILTDESASLIGSLGMLPSASLNQKNFGLYEPAGGSAPDLKGKNLANPIAQILSLAMLFKYSLGFLDISEAIEHAVITVLKQGHHTYDISDKINFISTDMMGTKISENLMKIL, from the coding sequence ATAAAAAAAAAATACAAAATTGCAGTTTTGCCTGGTGATGGTATAGGTCCTGAAATAATAAAAGAAGCATATAAAATTATTTCTGTAATAAAAAAAAAAAAATATATTAATTTACAAACAAAAGAATATGATGTTGGTGGTATCGCAATTGATAAATATAACATCGCATTACCTGAACATACTTTAATAGGTTGTCAAAATTCAGATGCAATTTTATTTGGTTCGGTTGGAGGTCCAAAATGGAATCATTTAAAACTTGAAAAAAAACCAGAAATTTCTTCTCTTCTCTCTTTGAGAAAATTTTTTAATTTATTTATTAATTTAAGACCGGTAAAATTACATAAAAAATTATTACATTTTTCACCTTTAAAAACAAATATTATAAAAAAAGGTTTTGATATTTTATTTATACGTGAGTTAACTGGAGGAATTTATTTTGGTGTTCCAAAAGGACGTAATGAACTAGATCCAAATAATATTTGTGCATTTGATACTGCTATTTATAATACATATGAAATTACTCGAATAGCACAATTTGCTTTTCAACAAGCTCGAAAAAGAAAAAAAAAATTAGTATCTATTGATAAATCAAATGTTTTAGAAAGTTCAAAATTGTGGAGAGAGGTAGTTACAAAAATATCTTATACATTTCCTGAGGTTCAAATAGAACATTTATATGTTGATAATGCAGCGATGCAATTAATACAAAATCCTTCTCAATTTGATGTTATTTTATGTCCAAATTTATTTGGAGATATTTTAACTGATGAAAGTGCTAGTTTAATTGGATCATTAGGTATGTTACCATCAGCATCTTTGAATCAAAAAAATTTTGGATTATATGAACCCGCTGGAGGTTCTGCTCCAGATTTAAAAGGTAAAAATTTAGCAAATCCAATCGCTCAAATTTTATCATTAGCAATGTTATTTAAATATTCTTTAGGTTTTTTAGATATTTCAGAAGCGATTGAACATGCAGTTATTACTGTTTTAAAACAAGGGCATCATACTTATGATATATCAGATAAAATAAATTTTATTTCTACAGATATGATGGGTACAAAAATTTCGGAAAATTTAATGAAGATATTATAA